One window of the Marmota flaviventris isolate mMarFla1 chromosome 2, mMarFla1.hap1, whole genome shotgun sequence genome contains the following:
- the LOC114087898 gene encoding olfactory receptor 11G2-like: MHTPHNSNITANVHEFILLGFLCSQEVEILLFVLFSIIYIFTLLGNSAIICAVWWDQQLHTPMYNLLANFSFLEICYINSNVPNMLFNFLSKTKTISYNGCILQFYIFLSLCATELFFLALMAFDRYVAICRPLHYPIIMTRKVCGTLVSACWVGGFLWLVTPATLISQVPFCGSNVIDHYLCDLGAMLAISCVPVPKTTLTCSTFSAVIMLITLFYILLSYILVLRSVLQIPKDSSRRKAFSTCASHLVVVSLFYGSIMVMYISPGAAKQPGLQKFVTMFYSIATPLLNPLIYSLRNKEMKVALRKVMCKV; this comes from the coding sequence ATGCACACTCCACATAATAGTAACATCACTGCTAATGTTCATGAATTCATTCTCCTGGGTTTCCTGTGCAGCCAAGAAGTAGAGattctcctttttgttttattctccaTCATCTATATCTTCACTTTGCTGGGTAACAGTGCTATTATCTGTGCTGTGTGGTGGGACCAGCAACTGCATACCCCCATGTATAATTTACTGGCCAACTTCTCTTTCCTGGAGATCTGCTACATCAATTCTAACGTGCCCAACATGTTATTCAACTTTCTCTCCAAGACGAAGACCATCTCTTATAATGGCTGCATCCTACAGTTCTacatcttcctctctctttgtgCCACAGAACTTTTCTTCCTGGCCCTCATGGCATTTGATAGGTATGTTGCCATCTGCCGTCCACTGCACTACCCCATCATAATGACCAGGAAAGTCTGTGGAACCCTGGTGTCTGCCTGCTGGGTGGGTGGCTTCCTCTGGTTAGTGACACCTGCCACCCTCATATCACAAGTTCCATTTTGTGGTTCAAATGTCATTGATCATTACCTGTGTGACCTGGGGGCAATGCTGGCCATATCATGTGTCCCTGTTCCCAAGACAACTCTGACTTGTAGCACTTTCAGTGCTGTGATAATGCTCATCACTTTGTTCTACATTCTTTTGTCCTACATTCTGGTCCTTCGATCTGTGCTTCAGATTCCCAAAGATTCAAGCAGAAgaaaagccttctccacctgtgcctcCCACCTGGTAGTGGTTTCCTTATTTTATGGTTCAATCATGGTGATGTATATAAGCCCAGGAGCAGCCAAACAGCCTGGCCTGCAGAAATTTGTGACCATGTTCTACTCAATTGCAACTCCACTTTTAAACCCTTTGATCTACAGCCTCAGGAATAAGGAGATGAAGGTTGCCCTGAGAAAAGTTATGTGCAAAGTTTAA